The genomic segment AGTTCAATGCTAGATTATTTAAAGATTAGCAGTAACTGTGAACATGTTAACCTCTAAAGTCTTTGTCCTCTATTCTTTGAGTGACACTCTGCCCTCTGTATTCCTGCGAATCAGCGTTTTGTTCATCTCAAACTTCAGCACTTTTTATCTGACAGGCAGACTGAACACGTGCAAATCACCCTCATTAGGCTAGTATAAGGtgctgagcacacacacagaccacagACATGACTCACAAACAtaacatttgttatttttttcccgcAAACCTCAAATTTTCACAGTCCAAGCTAGTGGGGTATGATTTCCTATTTGCTTCACCAGAGAGATGAATGAATGCTGGTTTAGGGGATTTTCCAAAAGTCTGTTATTTGAATTGTGAATCTTTCATGTTATGAAGCGCATCTCATCACTTTCCATTCGTACAAACCGCAGTGCTGGAAACGGTACACGTGATGCCCTTAGGACTTTTGTTTGTGGGCAGATTTGAAGAGGGAAAGTGCATCTAAAGTTCCCAAAGTCACCTGCTTTTGGTTTGATACACTCTGAGGTGGTGTCTCTTCTCGTTACAGTAGTCTTTCCTCCACTTGTACAAAAAATGTTGTTCCAGGAACATTATGATGTTAAACGATACATTGCACTGATTACTATTGCGATAGTTGTGTCTTTCCTTTTGTATATTAGATTCTAGTGCTCAACATCAGCCAAATGAGATTTTATCCTGAACTTGACCAATATCAAGGTTACCCCATGCATATAAATGTAATTAGTAGGGTTTGGTTAGTGTCAACATTTAAAATCAGTTTGATATTAAGCCAAACACTTCACCAAGCCCGAAGGATGTAGACAACtggatacagtgttggaggcAGCTGACACATGTTGGCTCTTCTGCACTGTGGGGACCAGAGCAAGAGCACTTGAGACTTCCACCAGctgagcagaagaagaaacttCCTAGACCTTCCAAATTGTATTGGACCGAATGAGTCAAATCTAATAAACAAATTTATGTGGATGCTTGCCAACCCAGAAAGAGCACTGTGCTTTGAGGCCAGTTATCAGCATGTCATCATGTCAGGTCATTTCATATATAGAAGTCTAACTTTATTGGCTTATTGCAccactttcataggaatgaacagggcccTGACACCCAGTGCTGTTTATAAATCCATGGGCGCCACATTCAGCAGGACAGCTTTTCTCGccacaccaaaaaacacataaatattgTCTCCTTCATGTTGCCAGCCTCAGCGCTGTAATAAAGTGTGCACATCCTGTCGGACACTAGTGGCTCCATTAGtacattaataaacaaacatactTACAGGGTCAGCACAGGTTGCTGATGTAGGCTGCTTTTTGACTTGCCAAAACGTGTCCTAAGAAAAAATGCCAGTTCACCTGATTTTGAGTAAAATCAAACTGGCACAGCTCAGCTTCATAcgctaataatcaataattataaaCGCTGTGAACTCTGGACTGTGTAAGCAAAGCAGTTGTCCACTTGTGGGGCTTTTCGCTCTTTAATTTTCTAGCCATCATTCGAACACACAAACTTGGTCATCACTACTGTCATCCCAAAAATCCAACAGAGGAACTTTGTTGTTTCAGCAGACAAAAGAATGGCCTCCCCTTGTGCTGGTAATTGCAGACTACAACTGTCACAGACCTGTTATTATTAAGGAATCAGGCATCTTCCAGTACTTAAAGGCTTATGTGAATTTTGCCAACCCCTGCACATTTCACCCCTTCAAGCACATTTGGAGAAAGAAGAACTTTGTTGTGGGGGGGATGCATTGTCCAAACACACATGACTGGCTGTTTGTGAATACCCAAGGGGGGGAATTCAGTCTATGTTGTGGCTGTTCAGGCACACACATGGTTGGGAATGATTGATTAGTTACTTTCTGTCTCCTTTGAATGTCAACACTACAACTTTCTTGCAAGAGTGATCTGCTATAGCCTGTGCTCTAGGTGGTTGGAGACAGATATTACCTGTAAATTAAgcatcaaataatatattttgtctATATTAAGTGGAACTCTTCTTCATTGGGTTTTAGAAAAAGATTTTCAAAAAGGAAAAGCGCAGCTACTGATTGTAGTGATCTTGCAATCCATGTACCATTATGGGATTATGAAATGGCTGTTTAGGTCTTCCTGTTTCCCTACCAATATAAGCAGAGGTCAAAGCCCTCACGGCAACGGTAATTCTACAGTGTGCATGGGTGTCGTTTCAGCTCATTAGTACCACTGGAGATATCATCAGCATATCACAGGAAGGATGTGGTGAAAGAAATGGATCTTATACACAAGAAACTTCCTGTCTTCTTTTAGTTCAGCCTTTTTTAACTCGCAGTTTTATAGCATCCATGTTGTTGAGTGTCCATTAATTTCTTGTGGAGTTGATTTCAAGCTTATACTCAGTTGTGTTTGCTCTTCTTTGTCCTCAGGTGGTGTCTGATGCTGCAGGCCAAGGGGTCACTATAACTGGCAGCAAGACCTTCAACAACTGGAACTGGCCAAATGCCGTTATCTTTGCTGCCACTGTTATCACCACGATCGGTAAGTAACTCTGTAGGTTCAAGTGTGAAATATCTGCTTCTGATGGTGGAaaattggcttttaaaatgtggTGATCAAACCTTACTTGTATATTTAAGAGAATATCAGACTTGGTAAGGGTACAGTAGttggaaaacacattttagaacAATCTTACTTAGCTTCATTGGGACAATCTGGATTGCAGTCATCTATTTGGTGTTTTGCCAACGTGTGTACAAATCAAATGCACAGGACACAGATGAGTGAGACTCAAAGATTAGGACAGCCCACATTGGTGGCATGGTTTTTCTAATTCTTAATTGTACATGATTGAGACATCCGGACCCTAACCACATTGTTTCAACTCTTAATTTTTAAAGGATATGGAAACATCGCCCCCAAAACGTCAGCAGGCCGTGTATTTTGTATCTTCTACGGACTGTTTGGTGTGCCTTTATGTCTTACCTGGATCAGTGAGCTAGGAAAGTTCTTTGGAGGCAGAGCCAAGCACCTGGGACAGTTTCTCACCAAAAAAGGATTCTCACTGGTAAGtagatatgattttttttcacgtACTTGTTAATACTTGTATCTCTCTCTAACTTCAATCtgaacacatgttttttttttcttttccagagAAAGGCTCAATTTACCTGCACAGCTATATTTCTGCTCTGGGGTGTGCTGGTCCATCTAGTCCTTCCACCTTTTGTATTTATGTCCCAAGAGGGTTGGACATATATTGAAGGCTTGTACTTCTCATTTGTCACCTTGACCACAATTGGATTTGGGGACCTGGTAGCAGGTAAGCtgagaaataaattattttgcttgaacaaatcagaataaaacaagCCAGAACTTCGGAATCGAATGACGGTTGACTATCTTTTTGTCTTTGCAGGTGTAGAACCAAATAAAGAATACCCAACTCTGTACCGTTACTTTGTGGAAGTGTGGATTTATCTGGGGTTGGCCTGGCTTTCTTTGTTCTTCAACTGGAAAGTACGGATGGTGATTGAGGCCCACAAGGCACTGAAGAAACGCCGCAAGCTGCGCAAGCTATCTCTTGATGAGCTCCGGCACTACAAGGAGTCTCACAAGGCCTCCCTTCGTTTGCCACCTACTCCTAATGATGTCAACATCTTCAGCTTCCTGTCCAAGAAGCAGGAAGGCTACAATGACTTGATAAAGCAGATTGGCACCAAAAAAGATGGTAGAAGAAGCAACAGTAGTAATGCAAACACCATCAATAAATCCAAAGATATCGGTCGTTCCAAGAGTTGCAACGATGCTCCCATCTTTAATGGTCACACCATCCTTAGTCTGGACCGTTCACCGCGCCAAAAGAGACGCTATAGTTTTAGCGATCGCGTCACTGTTGCTTTCTCAAAGTCCAAGAACTACCTCCTGGGCTCAGACAACGGTTTGCTGCTTACAGAGGACCAAGTAGAGGGCGACCTAGACCTTGACCCCAGCCAAATGTACGAGAACCAGCTTGACAAGGACGTTGAATTGGAGAACGGAGGGATGGGCGACTGTGGAGCAGGGGGTCGAAGGGCGTGGGACTCTAAGGAGTACCATCCTCTGACATTCCAAAATGCAAACATTACTTTTATAGATGAGGAGAACTTTCTCAGTAATAACTTGGAAGAAGAGGATGACGATGACGATGATGACGCTGATTCTAAAGCAAAACTATCTATTACTACATGTGATGAAAACATTGAAACAAACTCCAAGGAAGAGCAGATTTCAGAATCTGAAGGATCTGTGTTCACTAGTGATGGTTCAGAGCACAGCCACTCCTATGAGAAACTTGTAGAAGAATATGCAAAGGAAGAAAATACAGAATCTTGAGATATCACAGTCTTGAACTATGTAAAGTCAACGCATCATCCAGGTCCTTTGATGTTGACTTGGTTGCCATTGAAGTATATGTATTCTAATGTGAATTGTTTGAATGAATATCAGGATTCCCATTGCACATTTGGGGGTCTGATGATGAAAGACTGCAAAGCCAAGatcaaatttcaaatacattttatgttcGAATCTGGGGAATGAAAATCAACATCATGTTGAGGTTCCTTAAAACTCTTGATCATCTTGATGAATATGGACTACAGAGCACGAACCCCATGAGTATTTAACATCTACtctatttatgtctttttgtatgGTTTGAGAAACTGAATGCCACACATGTATTGTAATGTTCCAACCAAGAACTATTTAccatgagttattttttttctactcaTAGGCTGATAAGAAATTCTATGTGGAAATGTGTTTGATCTCCATAGTTTCTTCTATGCATATTCACCATATTGGtgctttttataatatttatttaaaaaatgaaggacACAGTAGCTTTTATTCAATGGCGACATGGGTTTATATGTCACCCATTGCACAATTCCACCAAAATGAGGACAGTTCGGAGTCCATTTCAGTGCAGACTGTCTTTTTAGAGCCTGAGCCAAACATTTGTCCTTAAAGAAAATGAAGGGGGTTAAGAGCcaattctcctttttttttcttttcttttttttttcttttttgaagtcCTTGATCACTTGTTGTGTCTGagatttctgtatattttgacTGTGAGCAATAGAATTATGACTGCACTAGAGGTTATCAGTGATGCAAAGCAACATCTAGATATCTAGAACCAACTGAGAAACTATGAAAGGAATCTAATTAATTCCATGAACGGAGAACAGTTCATGGCAAATCTGAATTTCCCGCCAGAGAGACGGAttgttttttgccttttttgaaCACTTTTGTCCCAAACTGCTATTAGAAATGCTTTGGTAATGATCCCCAATACCCTCAAACTGGTTTCGtgaaaaattacagttttttgctGCAGACAACAGGTCAAGTGCCAATCTGTGGCTTCTGGGCATAATGGAAAACCTTTACAGCAAGAATATTCTCACTTCTTGTCTCTTTAGCACCCTTTGACTTCATTGTATTTGCCATGTAAATATTGGCTGAAAGCCCGACAGTAGCCACAAACACAGCTTTGCTTAGGACATGGCCTTGCTGCTCATGTTTGCCTTTGGGGGCTTGCACTGGCATGAAAGACTGAAGTACCGCATGTGACAGGCATCCAAGGTTAACCTGAAACCGATCAATGCTCTCTTGACGTATGTTTCAGTCATGAGACATAAAGTCGACGGTACTGGTGCTCTTAACTACTGCATTATGTTCCTCCACAAAACTGTAAACTTGGAACTAAAATCTAATGTGCATTGCATCTCCCGGTCTCACTTTTGAAAGGGCTTTAGACCCTACTAACCCACTGCTTTTTGCACACAAAACTTGCACACAAAAACTTGAAACAGTGTTACAGTGAAAAGTAAGATAGCACACAGGGCTACTTTAATCAGGAAATCTTCATTTAAGTCAAACTGTAATCATAGTCCattatttttagttgtttttgtgaaCACATGGACCGCACCATCGTAACTCCTAATTTACAGAAGACTGCTATTACGTGTAATGCCTTCAATCCACTGCAAAGCAGGGGGTATAAAGTACAATGTAACATCTATTAAATATGCTTGTACTGATTCACAGAAAAGATCACactcacttttttccccctcctcttGTATTTTGTCACAGGGCCACCACTTTTTTGTCTATGTGAACATTCCTCTCGCTCTCATTTTCACTGGTTTTCCTTGATGTGTTGGTTCGGCATTGTAATACAGCCATGGTACTTGTCTGGActgaatttcaagtttgtctcTAGATTATTAACTACTAACAGGTTAGGTTGGTTAAACCCATTGTCCCAAGCTTTTCTCTTAATGTTGCTTCATTATGTAAAACTCCAGTAgagttgttttttagttttctttttgttttttaaagattaaattatTCATGTTTGTAAAAGTTTGCATGTGAATTCGAAAGAAAACTGTATATttcatgtaaataaacatttaataatacttgagtgtttttgtgatcattgtatttatgtgtttgtgtggacaGGGATACACCCCTCACTCACTTTCAGGGCAAACGTATGATGTATTAACTTTTTCTTTATCAAAGTGACACCTAGCATACAAACTTCAAGGCCAAGCTGTCAGACAAGTGAGCCACACTGCGAAAGCAATAGGAAGCTGATATGTAACCTAGCCATCACAACAACGCTTAACTGAATAATAATGAGTAGTGTTCTACACAAACAGGGTGAATTTCTGCACATTATCTTTGCTTGTTTATGTCTTCGTATCAGTTAAATATGGGAATGTGAGGGTAGTTTAATAAACCTGGAGCCAAGCTGTTGACGTACCCTAATCTGTCAAAAAGACATGAGATTAGCATGTGAATAACAGTCACCGCTaaaaatgaagacattaaaATTCTCTGGTTCCACTTTGAGTGACAAATTAACCTCCGTCatcacatttagaaaaatatggAATTGGAcagctacacattttttttttaacttctgaaATGCATATATGGAGTTATTGCTCTGCAGTCTGATAGCAtgtaaacagtggtggaatttaaCTAAGTAGGCCTACATTAACTAAAAGAatatatttaagtacaattgtgACAAGTGAAAAGGGACTTGTaattaacttgagtatttccacatatgtgactttatacttctacttcgtTACATTTAAGAggcaatattgtacttttaactccactacatgtagctgacagcttttagttacttttcaggtcgagatttaacatgaaaaaactcatgattataaataaaaccacaaaagtaCATTAAGTAAGTTAAAAGCATTgctacctggacaacagtacaacactgcttaaataaatacatgaataaaaagaacccaataatatatttggaatatataacacAATCTGAGTagatactttgagtacattttgatgctgatactattgtacttttactgaagtaagttttggatgcaggacttttacttgtggtggagtaattctgcagtgtggtattagtacttttactgaattagaatctgaatacttcttccaccactgcttgtgaAACTGTTAAAGATGGGCAGTGTAGTGGTTGGTACATGCATTGTAAGTGTGTCAAGTGTAAATTAACTTCTCTCCCAAGTTTGTCAACACGGTTAGTTGGTTTATTCCTAAATTCATTTTTCTACTACATGTGCTTGTTGGACACCATAACCCCAGTAGTGGTTGGTAAAATCATTATAAGAGTGTCAAGTGTATTTTCACTTCTATCCCCAtgtttttaatcacacttagATGGTGTTTGCCAAACTGCATTGTACTACcacatttgcttttttttttggatagggttagggttgatAAAACCACACTTCCTGCTCATATTGTGCCTGTAGCAACCCTTTTACCACAAGCCATGGGTTTAGGGTTAACGTTTCTACCAAGCACATATTGATAACAATGACATTTGTGATGACAAACCCTAATCCTGTCCTTAGGGTTTATTTAATCCCATTTTATAATCcctgtgtgctttttttgtttgttttttctttatctgtTGTACCTCATTAAGAAAAGttctatataaatattttttttattattattattattattattgtctttattttattgtcattttgtgagtaGAATAGGGTAATACTAATAGCATTTAATTATACAATCCTGTGTTGTagcataataaaatatttaacctTGTAACTTGTAccgttttcaattaaaaattcacCAGTTCTAACagcaattttatttttactcattAGTTTGTGGACTGCTGTTTTGTAGCCCAGAGTTTGGCATGTTGGCCCttgccatcttggtttaagACTGTactcattttgttaatttgcaacttttgcACTGTAACTGTGCAGTCACAGAAAGTAGGTCAAATGAAAATGTCACTGCACTTTGAATGCTGAAGCAAATTTAATACCATGCTCATCCTGCAAGGATCAGTTCACAAGGAGGATTTCGACTCGCACGTGTCAAACGTCACAGTGCAAGCATAGAGAAGGGTGCATGTAAGGCTAGTCTCATCATTAAAAGCACACCACACATTTGGGGGATGCCTCAGGACAGTAAAAATTGGCATTTGATCTTAGACTAGTCTGTGTTCCTCTCTGTAGTGGCACTCAAAGGGATAATTCAGAAccaatgttttcttttactgATTCAAAAAGGGAGCTTCAGTACTAGTTTCATGGTTGTGAATATCCTCATGCTCATGTGTTAATAACCTCAGGTAAAGAGGAATCAGAGAGTCCCATGTTTTCAGTTTCACAGCACTGACATTTTAACACATCAGCAGTGAGGATTTTGTATGGTTGGAGAACTTTAAGAGTGCAATTTGATGAGGGCAATGGGTCAGGAGACTATTGCTCATCTTAAAATGCCTCCCCTCAGGACCTGGAAACTTGCACCAAAATCACACTTAACATTGACAATCTTCCAGGAAAAGTTaagcaaaaacacaatataaactATAAACTGCAGAGAAcagattttatttgtcataaaaGAGTCACCACATGACTTTTTGATCTTTGGATCTATATTTTACTATCTTAACTGTCTAAAAGCTATTTGCAAGGTTATACAGAGCTGTGTTGCACACATCATAAATTTAAAACATCTCTATATGCAGAatgcaacttaaaaaaaatcatatttctgTAAGGTGCACATTAAAATGTGGATTAAGAGCAAAAATATAACTATTTcccttttttaagtttttaagttTCAGAGCATCACAATGTGAAGTTTGTAGAAGTTCCATGTTGACCTTGATTTAGTTTTATGGTATATAGTTATGGACATGTGTACTCTTCCCAGAAGCCTTGTTAACTATTATATTACACTATTTCATTACACTATCACAATGTTTACATGTTAGAATGCAAAAGACATTGATTTCCACCAGATGTAAAAAGCAGAGTGGAAAATGAAACCTTGGTGTGATGTGCTGCTGAAATTTTACACAAATATGTTGAATGGCATAACacacccagccaccatggcagtGACAGTTCTAGGCCACTTGAAGGAGGGGGGGTTaccaaaaacatttaacatttagagATCAATCGGATGGGGAGGACTTCGGATCTCTGAATCAATCAGAAATGTCAAATATCATGTCAAAATACCTGGGAATGCCATAGGTCTATAAAGTTTGTGGTTATTCAGTTTCATTAGGCTGTGAATACCCTAGAgatcacaacaggtcattttatacagtgatgtCATGTTTCAGGAAATGCTCTCACTACAGTGAAAGGGCTACTATGGCGACTCATATCATCACACAAAAATGCAGTTGTACCCATTGAATCCAGTCTCATCTGTCAAGTCACATcaaatttatgcaattccaagactgtttagagaACCcactatgcagaaatattcaatacACCATTTTTAGaatagacaaaaaacaacaacattgtattGCATGCAAGAAACCCACAGATTTCATTTTCTTAAGATATCTTGAGGTCTGAGGTCAAGGGATCTGAAAGTCCATTGCCAAAATTTAACCTAACTTTGGAGCAATATTTAATCCTCTTTCAGGTAAGACATTGTCTTATATATATGGTACTAAAGGATACATTGGATTGcttcatatgataccaatatATTCACTTTAGCTTTAGGACTGTTACAGCCTCTGCAAGAAAGTCTACTTAGGGGGGCCAGAGGGGGGTCCAGGCTTAGTATTACTGGGGCGCTGGAATGCACCACTCCCTTTTTAAAACTGCTATTGGACCATGGGTCAAAGCAATGTTCTGAAACGACTTTATGttaatttattatatgaaaTTTTGTCTTACTCAAACAGTAAACCTGTAAACACATCCATAAGGTTAAGATGAGAACATTGCACTCTCAGTGACCTGCAAGGTTTCAGACTGCGTGGGCGTGTGTCTACGTATTCTTCATTTGAAAAGTTATGTTATGCAAGGACTCCTGAAACCTGCCAGCATGCCGACCTCCGGCTTTCACACTGCAGTATTTCCTTCAAAGTTTGTGTTTCCCAGATGTAGTGTGTACTTGTAAAGAGATTACAGCAAGGCAGCGTTCAAGACTGGTTGGCAAACACACTTAAAGTTCGAAGATACGTAGAGCAGCC from the Centropristis striata isolate RG_2023a ecotype Rhode Island chromosome 16, C.striata_1.0, whole genome shotgun sequence genome contains:
- the kcnk5a gene encoding potassium channel subfamily K member 5a; the encoded protein is MVDKGPLLTSAIIFYLSIGAAIFQVLEEPNWKQAAKQYSDKKDKILEDYPCLTKDDLDKILEVVSDAAGQGVTITGSKTFNNWNWPNAVIFAATVITTIGYGNIAPKTSAGRVFCIFYGLFGVPLCLTWISELGKFFGGRAKHLGQFLTKKGFSLRKAQFTCTAIFLLWGVLVHLVLPPFVFMSQEGWTYIEGLYFSFVTLTTIGFGDLVAGVEPNKEYPTLYRYFVEVWIYLGLAWLSLFFNWKVRMVIEAHKALKKRRKLRKLSLDELRHYKESHKASLRLPPTPNDVNIFSFLSKKQEGYNDLIKQIGTKKDGRRSNSSNANTINKSKDIGRSKSCNDAPIFNGHTILSLDRSPRQKRRYSFSDRVTVAFSKSKNYLLGSDNGLLLTEDQVEGDLDLDPSQMYENQLDKDVELENGGMGDCGAGGRRAWDSKEYHPLTFQNANITFIDEENFLSNNLEEEDDDDDDDADSKAKLSITTCDENIETNSKEEQISESEGSVFTSDGSEHSHSYEKLVEEYAKEENTES